The following proteins are encoded in a genomic region of Glycine max cultivar Williams 82 chromosome 18, Glycine_max_v4.0, whole genome shotgun sequence:
- the LOC100527553 gene encoding ER lumen protein-retaining receptor-like codes for MNIFRLAGDMTHLASVLVLLLKIHTIKSCAGVSLKTQELYALVFACRYLDIFTYYVSLYNTIMKLIFLGSSFSIVWYMRYHKVVRRSYDKDQDTFRHYFLVLPCLLLALLINEKFTFKEVMWTFSLYLEAVAILPQLVLLQRTRNIDNLTGQYVFLLGAYRALYILNWIYRYFTEPHFVHWITWISGLVQTLLYADFFYYYFQSWKNNKKLHLPA; via the exons ATGAATATTTTCAGGTTAGCCGGAGACATGACCCATTTGGCCAGCGTCCTCGTCCTCCTCCTCAAGATCCACACCATCAAATCCTGCGCCG GTGTCTCATTGAAAACTCAAGAACTCTATGCACTCGTTTTTGCTTGTCGCTACTTAGATATCTTTACTTATTACGTATCTCTCTATAATACCATTATGAAGTTGATATTCTTGGGAAGCTCATTTTCTATTGTGTGGTACATGAGGTACCACAAGGTTGTTCGTAGATCATATGACAAAGATCAAGATACCTTTCGCCATTACTTTCTTGTATTGCCCTGCTTACTATTGGCCCTATTAATCAACGAGAAATTCACATTTAAGGAG GTGATGTGGACATTTTCCCTGTATTTGGAAGCTGTTGCTATACTTCCTCAACTAGTACTTTTACAGAGAACTAGAAATATTGACAATTTGACTGGACAATATGTCTTTCTTCTTGG TGCATACAGAGCACTATACATTCTCAACTGGATCTACCGCTACTTTACCGAGCCTCACTTTGTCCATTGGATAA CATGGATTTCCGGCCTTGTTCAAACACTACTCTATGCTGATTTCTTCTATTACTATTTCCAAAG CTGGAAGAACAACAAAAAGCTTCATTTGCCAGCATGA